A window from Oceanispirochaeta sp. encodes these proteins:
- a CDS encoding helix-turn-helix domain-containing protein: protein MPVLKIVGNIISPFVSGLFLFIYFLYFALIEESQSSSKKHFTIFLISFCIFLFGRPLQILSGPHPIPLIINNIRSLLFSTITIPMVILADFSRPEEEQKKRSGILFVMGAFLGTVYCIFNVLTTVGSAPIFTIGSFNAYDTVTPQMTAPFYGREVTIIVYMILALVLIIDSVNKMHRVNLYSQNKKISMKKVYLYNTGKLIFGLSFFLGALLQQWWIYYVGSLGSVSFLGSGVALDIKESRKRMQKVVSYIREDLIQDFSIDVHMHQQVSEMLELLQIPSDINTFIVMREQDRDEHQTIFRFTNDSSVKAISSLLENIVGKNNFILMSIGTDMLGLCLYVSSENSHSETIRICETVKSSIKTNNYINIGIGRSYSGLSDLKNSYHEALNAVEFAYGIKGGQVIHIADIQDHEIQNEYPMKEKNAFLTTIRMGDQDNLEKQLRLYISKLLQYGGEPENLLRVRVYELLGTMIESAISGGGEVDALLILSKRLFAEVAIIRSQAQMEEWLISRASEMIDIVSRSHSNRTQTLVIKAKEYINLHFSEAISVKDVAEAVCISESYFKSVFKKSSGSSYSEYLTTIRMDQAKNLLNTTDKSVTEIAFDVGYQTPNSFSTLFKKQTGMTPTQYKNAKNKA, encoded by the coding sequence ATGCCTGTACTGAAAATCGTTGGAAATATCATAAGTCCCTTTGTTTCGGGTCTTTTTCTTTTTATCTACTTCCTCTACTTTGCTTTAATTGAAGAATCTCAATCCAGTTCGAAGAAGCATTTTACAATTTTTCTCATCTCATTTTGTATCTTTCTCTTTGGCAGGCCCCTGCAGATATTATCCGGTCCTCATCCCATTCCATTGATTATAAATAATATCCGCTCGTTGCTTTTCAGTACAATTACGATTCCCATGGTCATTCTGGCAGACTTTTCCCGCCCTGAGGAGGAACAGAAGAAACGGTCTGGGATTCTCTTTGTTATGGGAGCGTTTCTGGGTACCGTCTATTGTATCTTCAATGTTTTGACTACAGTGGGCTCCGCTCCCATTTTTACAATCGGCAGCTTTAATGCCTATGATACCGTCACTCCCCAGATGACCGCGCCCTTTTATGGAAGAGAGGTCACAATTATTGTCTATATGATTCTGGCGTTGGTACTGATAATCGACTCTGTGAATAAAATGCACAGGGTCAATCTTTATAGTCAAAACAAAAAGATCAGTATGAAAAAAGTATATTTGTATAATACGGGTAAGTTGATTTTTGGTCTCTCCTTTTTTTTAGGAGCCTTGCTGCAGCAGTGGTGGATCTATTACGTTGGATCATTGGGAAGTGTTTCCTTTCTGGGATCAGGAGTGGCCCTGGATATAAAAGAAAGCAGAAAGAGGATGCAGAAGGTTGTTTCCTATATCAGAGAGGATCTCATTCAGGATTTCTCTATCGATGTTCATATGCATCAGCAGGTTTCGGAAATGCTGGAGCTTCTACAGATTCCCAGTGATATCAATACATTCATTGTCATGAGAGAACAGGACAGGGATGAACATCAGACAATATTTCGCTTCACCAATGATTCCTCTGTCAAAGCAATCTCTTCACTCCTTGAAAACATTGTCGGTAAAAATAATTTTATTTTAATGTCTATTGGAACAGACATGCTGGGACTGTGCCTCTATGTATCTTCCGAGAACAGTCATAGTGAAACAATAAGAATCTGTGAGACCGTCAAATCATCAATCAAAACAAATAATTATATAAATATCGGAATTGGCCGTTCCTATAGCGGTCTTTCAGATCTTAAAAATTCCTACCATGAAGCCCTTAATGCTGTGGAATTTGCTTATGGTATAAAGGGTGGCCAGGTTATACATATTGCCGATATTCAGGATCATGAAATTCAAAATGAATATCCAATGAAAGAGAAAAATGCATTTCTGACTACTATCAGGATGGGTGACCAGGACAATTTGGAGAAGCAGCTGAGGTTATATATTTCCAAGCTCCTTCAATATGGAGGAGAACCTGAGAATCTTCTAAGAGTCCGTGTCTATGAACTTCTGGGTACCATGATCGAATCAGCCATCTCCGGAGGAGGGGAGGTGGATGCCCTGTTGATTCTAAGTAAAAGACTATTTGCAGAAGTGGCCATTATCCGAAGCCAGGCACAGATGGAGGAGTGGTTAATTTCAAGAGCGTCAGAAATGATTGACATAGTCTCCAGGTCTCATTCAAACAGAACTCAAACTCTGGTAATAAAAGCAAAGGAATACATCAATCTGCATTTCTCTGAAGCCATTTCTGTCAAAGATGTGGCGGAGGCTGTCTGCATCAGTGAATCTTACTTTAAGTCGGTTTTTAAAAAAAGCAGCGGTTCTTCCTATTCTGAATACCTCACAACCATCCGCATGGATCAGGCAAAAAACCTGCTCAATACAACGGATAAATCGGTGACGGAAATCGCCTTTGATGTAGGATACCAGACACCCAATTCCTTTAGTACTCTTTTTAAGAAGCAAACAGGAATGACACCAACCCAATATAAAAACGCTAAAAACAAAGCATAA
- a CDS encoding DUF2202 domain-containing protein, giving the protein MNKNFLSLAFAGLVILNGMVFAGDFGSAGAENQSDYSLKEMLQYALEDEHMALAEYEALMEEFGLTRPYSNIAQSEKTHISWLEGLYKDYQISVPIINTADHIVLPETLREAAEIAVQAEINNIAMYEKFLKQDLPEDVAEVFTLLKNASQNHLRAFQRQVSSTAGTSQGRGRNRG; this is encoded by the coding sequence ATGAACAAGAATTTTTTATCATTAGCATTTGCTGGTTTGGTCATTTTAAATGGAATGGTGTTTGCCGGTGATTTCGGATCAGCCGGTGCAGAAAATCAGTCTGATTATTCTCTGAAAGAGATGCTGCAATATGCATTGGAAGATGAACATATGGCTCTGGCCGAATATGAGGCCCTCATGGAAGAGTTCGGATTGACCAGGCCCTATTCGAATATAGCCCAATCAGAGAAAACACATATCTCCTGGCTGGAGGGACTGTACAAAGATTATCAAATCAGTGTTCCTATTATCAATACAGCAGACCACATCGTTCTGCCCGAGACTCTCCGGGAAGCAGCAGAAATTGCCGTTCAGGCAGAGATCAATAATATTGCCATGTATGAGAAATTCCTGAAACAGGATCTTCCTGAAGATGTGGCCGAAGTCTTTACTCTGTTGAAAAATGCATCCCAGAATCACCTACGGGCGTTTCAGCGCCAGGTTTCCAGCACCGCTGGGACATCCCAGGGGAGAGGACGAAACCGGGGTTGA
- a CDS encoding bile acid:sodium symporter, translated as MMKILSFLQKNLSWTVPLFMAAGFLTGIALDDPDPLKNMILPLTFLMVYPMMVTMQFKKIFEGGDIKVQLVTQLINFGLIPFIAFFIGKVFFADQPYFALGFLLVSLLPTSGMTISWTGMSKGNMEAAVKMTVFGLLIGSLLTPFYIQTLMGATITIPVVKIFTQILVIVLLPMLLGSLTQTLLIKRYGTEKYQKQIKKRFPPVSSLGVLLMVFVAMALKAKSIMSDPVSFISLIPPLLILYILNILISTIIGKTFFNRRDGLALVYGTVLRNLSIALAIAMTSFGKEGSRIALVIALGYIIQIQISAWYVKLSPRIFGDPGDESNEKKILQEQKN; from the coding sequence ATGATGAAAATTCTTTCTTTCCTGCAAAAGAATCTCAGTTGGACAGTACCTCTCTTTATGGCCGCCGGATTTTTAACAGGCATTGCTCTCGATGATCCTGATCCCTTAAAAAACATGATACTGCCCCTCACCTTCCTTATGGTATACCCCATGATGGTGACGATGCAGTTCAAAAAAATATTTGAGGGGGGAGATATAAAAGTACAGCTGGTCACACAGCTTATCAATTTTGGCCTCATCCCCTTTATTGCCTTCTTCATAGGAAAGGTATTCTTTGCAGACCAACCCTATTTTGCATTGGGATTTCTGCTTGTGTCTCTTTTACCGACCTCAGGTATGACCATTTCATGGACAGGAATGTCCAAGGGAAATATGGAAGCCGCTGTTAAGATGACAGTCTTTGGTTTATTGATCGGGTCTCTGCTGACACCCTTCTATATTCAAACCCTCATGGGAGCAACCATAACCATTCCTGTTGTGAAAATATTCACCCAGATTTTAGTGATTGTTCTATTGCCCATGCTCCTGGGGAGTCTGACTCAGACCCTTCTCATTAAAAGATATGGCACAGAAAAGTATCAAAAACAGATCAAAAAACGTTTCCCTCCGGTATCATCGCTAGGGGTTTTACTCATGGTCTTCGTTGCCATGGCTTTAAAGGCAAAATCCATCATGTCTGATCCTGTCTCATTTATATCCCTGATTCCACCGCTCCTTATCCTTTATATACTGAATATCCTGATCAGCACCATTATCGGAAAAACATTCTTCAACAGAAGAGACGGTCTTGCCCTGGTGTATGGAACCGTATTGAGGAATCTTTCCATCGCTCTGGCCATAGCTATGACATCCTTTGGAAAAGAGGGGTCCCGAATTGCCCTGGTGATTGCATTGGGTTACATCATTCAGATACAGATTTCAGCATGGTACGTAAAACTGTCTCCCAGGATCTTCGGTGATCCTGGAGATGAATCAAATGAAAAAAAGATTCTCCAGGAACAGAAAAACTGA
- the trxA gene encoding thioredoxin translates to MSDFPPNFEDLINTSDLPVLVDFYADWCGPCKMVSPIIAQLAKEYKGRIVAVKIDTEKKQSLAAGYSIQSIPTIMLFHKGKQLMRLQGAYPYESLKAELDKNLP, encoded by the coding sequence ATGTCTGATTTCCCCCCCAATTTTGAGGATCTGATCAATACAAGCGACCTGCCTGTTCTGGTGGATTTTTATGCCGATTGGTGCGGTCCCTGTAAAATGGTAAGCCCAATCATTGCTCAACTGGCGAAGGAGTACAAAGGCCGGATTGTTGCCGTTAAAATCGATACAGAGAAAAAACAGTCCCTTGCTGCCGGATACTCCATCCAGTCCATTCCGACCATCATGCTGTTCCATAAAGGCAAACAGTTGATGCGCCTTCAAGGCGCTTATCCCTATGAATCACTGAAGGCGGAGCTGGATAAAAACCTGCCCTGA
- a CDS encoding IclR family transcriptional regulator C-terminal domain-containing protein, whose product MSDLIHPNPSFSWLREIADPYMNEFHNQVNETLHLAVLKNDELYYLNKWDTSRSLRVVIQSRTGGHAPLHCTGLGKMLLAGQEQSYLDEVIPKLKFEGFTKNQKVIAAISITVPQVRLTPKRKPELLNEIKDIAGNISDEIRGNEGNLYQR is encoded by the coding sequence ATGTCAGACCTGATCCATCCCAACCCCTCCTTCAGCTGGTTGAGAGAGATTGCTGATCCCTATATGAATGAGTTTCACAATCAGGTGAACGAGACCCTGCATCTGGCGGTGCTTAAGAATGACGAACTCTATTATCTGAATAAGTGGGATACCAGCCGCAGCCTCAGGGTTGTGATACAGTCCCGCACAGGAGGGCACGCTCCCCTGCACTGTACAGGCCTGGGAAAGATGCTTCTTGCGGGACAGGAACAAAGTTATCTGGATGAGGTGATTCCCAAACTCAAATTTGAAGGCTTCACAAAAAATCAAAAAGTCATTGCCGCGATCAGTATTACCGTGCCCCAGGTGCGCCTTACCCCGAAGAGGAAACCAGAATTGCTCAATGAAATAAAGGATATAGCCGGAAATATTTCAGATGAGATTCGAGGGAATGAGGGAAACCTGTATCAGAGATGA
- a CDS encoding glycoside hydrolase family 43 protein: protein MIHRKNLQIRDPFIVPVISEDRYYLFGTTDENPWNQPGVGFNAYSSTDLENFEGPYQVFSPSGGFWGTHDFWAPELHIYQGRFYLFATFTSDSCRRGTQILVSDSILGPFEPLINGAVTPDGWECLDGTLFIDLQGFPWMVFCHEWVQAHDGGIYAMPLSSDLSHATGELQLLFKASAALWPKTLERRDGSGLSDARVTDGPFLHLQADGRLVMLWSSLGQQGYAMGCAVSDSGLITGPWRQNHTPLISLDGGHGMVFKDFSGKLQLTYHTPNKTPLERFVFQEVKESADGLIPVHIREKV from the coding sequence TTGATCCATAGAAAAAATCTTCAGATACGCGATCCCTTTATCGTTCCAGTCATTTCGGAAGATCGATATTACTTATTCGGAACCACCGACGAGAATCCATGGAACCAGCCGGGGGTAGGTTTTAATGCTTATTCCAGTACAGATCTGGAGAATTTCGAAGGGCCTTATCAGGTCTTTTCACCATCCGGTGGATTCTGGGGTACCCATGATTTCTGGGCTCCTGAACTTCATATTTACCAAGGGCGGTTTTACCTTTTTGCTACCTTCACATCCGATTCTTGCAGAAGAGGGACTCAGATTCTGGTCTCTGATTCAATTCTTGGTCCTTTTGAACCCCTGATAAACGGCGCGGTCACTCCTGATGGATGGGAGTGTCTGGACGGAACCCTTTTTATCGATCTCCAGGGATTCCCCTGGATGGTCTTTTGTCATGAATGGGTCCAGGCCCATGACGGTGGGATTTATGCAATGCCTTTGAGTTCGGATCTAAGCCATGCCACGGGGGAGCTCCAGCTTCTCTTCAAGGCATCTGCTGCTCTCTGGCCGAAAACACTGGAACGGCGTGACGGTTCGGGACTCTCTGATGCCCGGGTGACAGACGGTCCTTTTCTGCATCTCCAGGCAGACGGCAGACTTGTGATGCTCTGGTCCAGTCTGGGGCAGCAGGGTTATGCCATGGGCTGTGCTGTATCTGACAGCGGCCTCATTACGGGGCCCTGGCGGCAGAATCATACGCCTCTGATCTCTCTGGATGGAGGACATGGAATGGTCTTCAAAGATTTTTCAGGAAAGCTTCAGCTGACCTATCATACTCCCAACAAAACACCTTTGGAACGTTTTGTTTTTCAGGAAGTGAAAGAGTCGGCGGATGGTCTCATTCCGGTACACATCAGGGAGAAAGTATGA
- a CDS encoding ABC transporter substrate-binding protein — protein sequence MKKFLLAMFLFITGMAMVFATGSSDSIKADDGTTVIRWAYWGSGERVTISQAAIDLYESRNPGIRVNPEVSGGAGDHFVKVDTQLAGGNGPDIIQMGGNIYDYADVLLPLDQYAGSAIKVAVIDPSAVASGTIRGKLLGISTGVTMPSLVYNKTMIQKAGASLPATSMTYAQFRDYLIMLKSKLPAGTYPMQDIGVMSSSSTPFGYWTRFNGTPLFNADSKTTSVTAAAAQKYLELFKDFRDSGLIPPADIASGYAESNADTSSLIAGKVAIAYLFTSQLGGYQAATTDELDLIEFPGAAAAKSLWQAPSQFYTVNKDSKNALETAKFINFLVNDPDAALILGSNRGSSASTTARAAGSTSKADQKILDYMSVAGPHSSMETDHVPNDTEFNSTLYLIYQRVAFGQISPKEGGEQIHDLLLRLISK from the coding sequence ATGAAAAAGTTTTTATTGGCAATGTTTCTGTTTATAACAGGAATGGCAATGGTCTTCGCAACAGGCTCATCTGATAGTATCAAAGCGGATGATGGAACAACTGTAATCCGCTGGGCCTACTGGGGCAGCGGTGAAAGAGTCACAATCAGCCAGGCAGCCATCGATCTTTATGAATCCCGAAATCCTGGAATCAGGGTGAACCCCGAGGTCTCCGGTGGAGCGGGGGACCACTTTGTAAAAGTTGATACTCAGCTTGCCGGTGGCAACGGACCCGATATCATTCAGATGGGAGGTAATATTTACGACTATGCAGATGTTCTTCTTCCCCTGGATCAGTATGCCGGTTCGGCCATCAAGGTCGCTGTTATTGACCCCAGTGCCGTTGCCTCCGGAACAATCCGCGGCAAACTGCTCGGTATTTCCACCGGGGTTACCATGCCCTCATTGGTTTACAACAAGACAATGATCCAAAAAGCTGGTGCTTCTCTTCCAGCAACATCAATGACATATGCCCAGTTCCGGGATTACCTGATTATGCTCAAGTCCAAACTGCCTGCCGGTACTTATCCCATGCAGGATATCGGAGTCATGTCCAGCAGTTCCACTCCCTTCGGATACTGGACCCGCTTCAACGGTACTCCTCTTTTTAATGCTGACAGTAAAACGACAAGCGTCACAGCGGCAGCCGCGCAGAAATACCTTGAGCTGTTTAAGGATTTTAGAGACAGCGGTCTGATTCCCCCCGCAGATATTGCATCAGGATATGCCGAAAGCAATGCCGACACCTCATCACTGATTGCAGGAAAAGTGGCAATCGCCTATCTTTTTACCAGCCAGCTCGGCGGATATCAGGCTGCGACAACGGATGAACTGGATCTTATCGAGTTTCCCGGTGCCGCTGCTGCAAAGTCCCTGTGGCAGGCTCCCAGTCAGTTCTACACCGTGAATAAAGATTCAAAGAATGCCCTGGAAACGGCTAAATTCATCAACTTTCTGGTCAATGATCCTGATGCCGCCCTCATTCTGGGAAGCAACAGAGGATCATCCGCATCTACCACCGCCCGTGCGGCAGGGTCCACCAGCAAGGCAGACCAGAAGATTCTTGATTATATGTCCGTGGCCGGACCTCACTCCTCTATGGAAACAGACCATGTTCCCAATGATACCGAGTTCAACAGTACTCTGTATCTGATTTATCAGAGAGTTGCTTTCGGTCAGATCAGCCCGAAGGAAGGTGGTGAGCAAATTCACGATCTTCTTCTCAGATTGATTTCCAAATAA
- a CDS encoding carbohydrate ABC transporter permease has protein sequence MRKPSLINRLSTNLFIIVLGLGMLYPILWLIGASFKPSNMIFSDPGIMPQVFTMENYTKGWLGIGIVGFDTFFLNSFIICFLSALANVMFCSLTAYAFARLNFVGKKLWFVVMMTTLMLPAHVTTIPRYIMFRTFGWINTFLPIVVPKFFATDAFFIFLLVQFIRGLPRDIDESATIDGCNKFGIYTRIILPLTTPALISTILFSFLWTWDDFFNQLLYLTSPDKYTVPMGLRLFLDASGMSSWGPMFAMSVLSLFPAFILFFSLQKYFVRGIATTGIKG, from the coding sequence ATGAGAAAACCAAGCCTGATCAACAGACTTTCTACCAATTTATTCATAATCGTACTGGGATTGGGAATGTTATATCCTATCCTCTGGCTCATCGGAGCCTCCTTCAAACCCAGTAATATGATTTTCTCAGATCCGGGAATAATGCCCCAGGTCTTCACCATGGAAAACTATACCAAAGGATGGCTGGGGATTGGAATTGTCGGATTTGATACTTTCTTTCTGAATAGTTTTATCATTTGTTTTCTCAGTGCACTGGCCAATGTCATGTTCTGTTCTCTCACGGCCTATGCATTTGCAAGGCTCAATTTTGTCGGGAAAAAACTGTGGTTTGTGGTCATGATGACAACCCTGATGCTCCCGGCTCATGTCACAACAATACCCCGTTATATCATGTTCCGCACCTTCGGCTGGATTAATACATTTCTGCCCATTGTGGTTCCCAAGTTTTTTGCCACGGATGCCTTCTTTATCTTTTTGCTGGTGCAGTTTATCCGCGGGCTTCCCAGGGATATTGATGAATCGGCTACTATCGATGGATGTAACAAGTTCGGAATCTATACAAGGATCATTCTGCCTTTGACGACTCCGGCGTTGATTTCAACAATTCTCTTCTCTTTTCTATGGACCTGGGATGATTTTTTTAATCAACTGCTCTACCTGACATCACCTGATAAATATACCGTACCTATGGGACTGAGGCTCTTTCTGGATGCATCGGGGATGTCTTCCTGGGGACCCATGTTCGCCATGTCGGTTCTCTCTCTCTTTCCCGCTTTTATTCTATTCTTTTCTTTGCAGAAATATTTTGTGAGAGGAATAGCCACTACTGGAATCAAGGGATAG
- a CDS encoding carbohydrate ABC transporter permease codes for MNRKLRENLTSYAFLTPWLIGFFALTLYPMFFSLFLSFTKYNLRQPPEWVGLQNFIVMFGGNDQIRGDERFLNSVFVTLKYVFVSVPLKLIFALAVAMLMNKKLRLIPLYRTLYYIPTLLGGSVAIAVLWRRIFAGDGLLNLILANVFGLTDLPAWISNPKYSLMTLIMLAIWQFGSPMIIFLAGLQQIPQEYYEASSVDGAGKVRQFLMITLPGLSPIIFFNFVMQMVSAFQSFTQAYIVSGGSGGPLDTTMFYSLYLYIKGFGFSEMGYAAAMAWSLLVLIAVLTALAFKASGSLVSYGSGE; via the coding sequence ATGAATAGGAAATTACGCGAGAACCTCACTTCCTATGCCTTTCTGACTCCCTGGCTGATTGGATTCTTTGCTCTGACACTGTATCCCATGTTCTTTTCTCTTTTCCTTTCATTTACGAAATATAATCTGCGCCAGCCCCCAGAGTGGGTCGGTCTGCAGAATTTTATTGTTATGTTTGGAGGAAATGATCAGATCCGCGGAGATGAACGTTTTCTGAATTCAGTCTTTGTCACCTTAAAATATGTATTTGTTTCAGTCCCTCTGAAGCTGATATTTGCTCTGGCCGTGGCCATGCTGATGAACAAGAAGCTGCGCCTTATTCCCTTATACAGAACCCTGTACTATATTCCGACACTTCTGGGTGGGTCTGTCGCTATCGCCGTACTGTGGAGACGGATCTTTGCAGGTGACGGACTTCTGAACCTTATTTTAGCCAATGTATTCGGCCTGACAGATCTGCCGGCCTGGATATCCAATCCCAAATATTCACTGATGACACTGATTATGCTGGCTATCTGGCAGTTCGGATCACCGATGATCATTTTTCTGGCAGGATTGCAGCAGATCCCTCAGGAATACTATGAAGCCTCCAGTGTTGACGGAGCCGGTAAGGTGCGGCAGTTCCTTATGATCACTCTGCCCGGACTCTCTCCGATTATTTTCTTTAACTTTGTAATGCAGATGGTCAGTGCTTTCCAGTCTTTTACCCAGGCTTATATTGTCTCGGGCGGTTCCGGTGGTCCTCTGGATACCACGATGTTCTACAGTCTTTATTTATATATTAAAGGTTTCGGTTTCTCAGAAATGGGCTATGCCGCGGCCATGGCCTGGAGCCTACTTGTACTCATTGCAGTTCTGACTGCTCTGGCCTTTAAAGCATCAGGTTCCCTGGTTTCCTACGGAAGCGGAGAATAA
- a CDS encoding helix-turn-helix domain-containing protein, giving the protein MSLVYCNYGLRDYKTKPIIINTRGYWEFQLTLSGNNKLTKLGNEPKTWKDNHNFWISTPDSTHGWTSTDREPSEITVFHFSEVPESLSRIFQGRKTISASVDLKSLASILLMANEMAPQVLSPGYSSILEFEICCRQLCILFLRNYEDRLESIPWNHHIQVVSASIAWYCAHMNEGIGIQETAEKMGYSVSQLRKIFIKTRGIGPNKIFENCRMNRAKELIQHGTMSIIDISMECGYSNQSSFSRAFKKYYDQTPINLKKNTIPMY; this is encoded by the coding sequence GTGTCACTTGTGTATTGCAATTATGGTCTCAGAGATTACAAAACAAAACCTATCATAATAAATACAAGGGGATATTGGGAATTTCAGCTGACCCTCTCAGGAAACAACAAATTAACAAAGCTTGGGAATGAACCGAAAACCTGGAAAGACAATCATAATTTCTGGATTTCCACCCCGGATTCAACACACGGCTGGACATCTACCGATAGAGAGCCCTCTGAAATTACTGTTTTTCATTTTTCTGAAGTACCCGAATCACTGTCCAGGATTTTTCAGGGACGTAAAACCATTTCCGCTTCAGTCGATCTAAAATCTCTTGCTTCGATCCTGTTAATGGCAAATGAAATGGCTCCTCAGGTCTTGTCTCCTGGCTATTCCAGTATTCTGGAGTTTGAAATCTGCTGCCGTCAGCTCTGCATCCTCTTTCTCAGAAATTACGAGGACCGACTGGAAAGCATTCCCTGGAACCACCATATACAGGTCGTCAGTGCCTCCATCGCCTGGTACTGCGCCCATATGAATGAAGGAATCGGGATTCAGGAAACTGCTGAAAAGATGGGATACAGTGTCAGCCAGCTGAGAAAAATCTTTATTAAAACCAGAGGGATCGGACCTAATAAAATATTTGAAAACTGCAGGATGAACCGTGCGAAGGAGCTGATACAGCATGGTACCATGTCAATCATCGACATATCGATGGAATGCGGATACAGCAATCAGAGTTCCTTCTCCAGAGCATTCAAAAAATATTATGATCAGACACCGATCAATCTCAAAAAGAACACGATACCCATGTACTAA